One SAR202 cluster bacterium genomic region harbors:
- the truB gene encoding tRNA pseudouridine(55) synthase TruB, with product MNNPAPTLNGFLLINKARGMTSMDVVRRVKRLVNMRKRVGHGGTLDPLAEGILPVCLGQATRLMEILINDTKEYRMTVRLGIATDTYDADGIPTEVKDASAITRDQVEKALDAFRGVFMQMPPMHSALKKEGRRLYEFAREGIEVERQPREVEVTRLTIVEFNPPDLVIEAECGRGLYMRSLAHDLGQALGCGGHVSVLLRLRTGPFHVRHAMTLDDLTQASSQRPWNEILRPIDSMLLNMPAAVVDKPAERHLRNGQGIALGADALYASHLESRRLYTADGKFLALVRFDRPTGKWEPFKVFSLEESSPFAPQSHPV from the coding sequence TGACCTCTATGGATGTCGTCCGCCGCGTCAAACGCCTCGTCAACATGCGCAAGCGCGTCGGCCACGGCGGCACCCTGGACCCCCTCGCCGAAGGAATACTCCCAGTCTGCCTCGGCCAGGCCACCCGCCTCATGGAAATCCTCATCAACGACACCAAAGAGTATCGAATGACCGTCCGCCTCGGCATCGCCACCGACACCTACGATGCCGACGGCATCCCCACCGAAGTCAAAGACGCCTCCGCCATTACCCGGGATCAGGTGGAAAAAGCCCTGGACGCCTTCCGCGGCGTCTTCATGCAAATGCCTCCCATGCATAGCGCCCTCAAGAAGGAAGGCCGCCGCCTATACGAGTTCGCCCGCGAGGGCATCGAGGTGGAGCGGCAGCCCCGCGAGGTTGAGGTCACTCGACTCACCATCGTCGAATTTAACCCGCCTGATCTGGTCATCGAGGCCGAATGCGGACGCGGCCTCTACATGCGCTCCCTCGCCCACGACCTCGGCCAGGCCCTCGGCTGCGGCGGCCACGTCTCCGTCCTCCTCCGCCTCCGCACTGGCCCCTTCCACGTCCGTCACGCCATGACCCTCGATGACCTCACCCAGGCCTCCTCCCAACGTCCCTGGAACGAAATCCTTCGCCCCATCGACTCCATGCTCTTAAACATGCCCGCCGCAGTTGTCGACAAGCCCGCCGAGCGCCACCTCCGCAACGGCCAGGGCATCGCCCTCGGCGCCGACGCCCTCTACGCCTCCCACCTGGAAAGCCGCCGCCTCTACACCGCCGATGGCAAGTTCCTCGCCCTCGTCCGCTTCGACCGCCCCACCGGCAAATGGGAACCCTTCAAAGTCTTCAGCCTGGAAGAATCGTCCCCTTTCGCTCCTCAATCCCACCCCGTCTAA
- a CDS encoding prepilin-type N-terminal cleavage/methylation domain-containing protein: MQLQRHQRAYGVHRHRVGGDVPRGGHKHGVCDSDRIQRWRVSRPDEGNQGKSMIPFRMGLVKRLLRGRRGFTMAEVLVAVGIITIIGSGLTRSVHQMQTNTSRGFAQLTAEADLRTSMQRLARDFRMTRTTNLVDGGPAVSCASASPASCVVLSWTDEYQEAAVSHSASYALTGTEVRRTYDGATHVVARNVGEMTVSLQGRLVTVTVTSDSAVWGDISRQFTHYFYLRFA; encoded by the coding sequence ATGCAGCTACAGCGTCATCAGCGTGCCTACGGGGTACATCGTCACCGCGTCGGCGGAGACGTTCCCAGGGGCGGACACAAACATGGAGTATGTGATAGTGACCGTATCCAGAGATGGCGAGTCTCTCGCCCGGATGAGGGGAATCAAGGTAAATCGATGATTCCATTCAGGATGGGATTGGTTAAAAGGCTTTTGAGAGGCCGCCGGGGATTCACCATGGCGGAGGTGCTGGTAGCAGTTGGCATAATCACCATCATCGGGTCCGGTCTAACGCGCAGCGTCCACCAGATGCAGACCAACACGTCCAGAGGGTTCGCGCAGTTGACGGCCGAGGCCGACTTGAGGACATCCATGCAGCGGCTGGCCAGGGACTTCAGGATGACCAGGACTACCAACCTGGTAGATGGAGGGCCCGCCGTCTCCTGCGCCTCTGCCTCGCCGGCCTCCTGCGTGGTCCTGAGTTGGACGGACGAATATCAGGAAGCCGCCGTTAGCCATAGTGCTTCCTATGCCCTGACGGGAACGGAAGTCCGGCGTACGTACGACGGCGCCACCCACGTTGTGGCCAGGAACGTCGGCGAGATGACGGTGTCGCTTCAGGGGAGGCTCGTCACGGTAACGGTGACGTCAGACAGCGCTGTTTGGGGGGACATCAGCCGGCAGTTCACCCACTATTTTTACCTTCGGTTCGCTTAA